Proteins encoded together in one Penicillium digitatum chromosome 1, complete sequence window:
- a CDS encoding Cytochrome P450, E-class, group I: protein MFEVSLVALPVLGPVQITSLVIGLLLVVYISYILYFHPLSQYPGPKIASLTSLWRAYYVYKLVLHEKLVELHQQYGPVVRIGPNHLHFWDGEAIAPIYKGGRKMGKTEFYDAFTAFNPNLFGGRDEDVKKAPPDLIRPPAEQEQVHSLRRRQLAHGFSQASVENFEPLINGHIKILLNKLNKFAQTEEVFDLKSTISYFVLDILGEVAFSRPFNAQVRGEADEIHAINDHILLSCVVGELPFQALSTFLARWSPVSWMRKLGKSRNNLKATCSECVSNKINNASDRRDLLQSLVTAKDVETGASLTEQEINSEAFAMLVAGSHSTSGTLTLLFWHLIHNPEICAAVAAEVASTLQPLQDKDSSYPIKGLEASLPYTMACVKENFRLNPVFTMPLWRRVGSPGGARVGEFDIPCGTNVCISNYVLHHNPEIWGEDHAVFRPDRWLEKDESNQSRFLIPFSIGHRMCIGRNLAMTNILKTVTTLVSQFEFHPISQDDHVRIRSSGIGEMEGSFQCRISAKP, encoded by the exons ATGTTCGAAGTATCACTTGTCGCACTCCCCGTTCTGGGACCGGTCCAAATAACCAGCCTGGTCATCGGTCTTCTGCTCGTGGTATACATATCCTACATATTATATTTCCATCCCCTTTCGCAATACCCCGGCCCAAAAATAGCTTCGTTGACGAGCCTCTGGAGGGCATATTACGTTTACAAACTAGTTCTTCACGAGAAGCTAGTTGAGCTGCACCAGCAGTATGGCCCCGTCGTCCGAATCGGTCCTAACCATCTCCATTTCTGGGATGGTGAAGCTATCGCCCCAATCTACAAGGGAGGTAGGAAAATGGGAAAGACGGAGTTTTATGATGCATTTACGGCATTTAACCCCAATCTATTTGGGGGCAGGGATGAAGATGTAAAAAAGGCACCTCCCGATTTGATCAGACCACCCGCTGAACAAGAACAGGTCCATTCCCTTCGTCGACGACAACTAGCCCACGGATTCTCACAAGCATCTGTCGAGAATTTCGAGCCTCTCATCAATGGCCACATAAAGATCTTACTCAACAAACTCAATAAATTTGCACAGACCGAAGAGGTCTTCGACCTGAAGTCTACCATCTCGTACTTCGTCCTTGATATCCTGGGCGAGGTCGCCTTCAGTCGACCTTTTAATGCCCAAGTCAGAGGAGAAGCAGATGAAATACACGCAATCAACGACCACATTCTCTTATCCTGCGTAGTTGGTGAACTTCCCTTCCAGGCCCTGTCAACGTTCCTAGCGCGATGGTCGCCCGTTTCGTGGATGAGAAAACTAGGAAAGAGCAGAAATAACCTCAAAGCCACGTGCTCCGAGTGTGTTAGCAACAAGATCAACAATGCATCCGACCGTCGAGATCTGCTCCAAAGCCTTGTGACTGCGAAAGACGTTGAAACTGGTGCTAGTCTCACCGAGCAAGAAATCAATTCAGAGGCATTTGCTATGCT GGTAGCAGGCTCTCATTCAACCTCTGGCACCTTGACACTTCTCTTTTGGCACCTCATCCACAACCCTGAGATATGTGCTGCCGTTGCCGCCGAGGTAGCTAGTACCCTCCAACCACTACAAGATAAAGATAGCTCCTACCCCATCAAGGGACTAGAGGCTTCTTTGCCATACACCATGGCATGCGTGAAGGAGAATTTCCGTCTGAATCCAGTGTTTACCATGCCGCTGTGGCGACGTGTTGGGTCACCAGGTGGAGCGAGAGTTGGAGAATTTGACATACCATGCGGT ACAAATGTCTGCATATCAAACTATGTTCTCCATCACAATCCAGAGATCTGGGGTGAAGATCACGCGGTATTTCGACCGGATAGATGGCTGGAAAAAGACGAGTCCAACCAGAGTCGGTTCCTCATCCCATTCAGTATCGGACACCGCATGTGCATTGGTCGAAATCTTGCCATGACCAATATCTTAAAGACCGTGACTACATTGGTCAGCCAGTTCGAGTTTCATCCGATCTCTCAAGATGACCACGTCCGGATCCGCAGCTCGGGGATTGGGGAAATGGAGGGATCCTTTCAATGTAGAATTTCAGCAAAACCCTGA
- a CDS encoding putative transcription factor with C2H2 and Zn(2)-Cys(6) DNA binding, producing the protein MKSQTSSNGQVNSVPFQCSVCSQTFGKIQHLKRHKSTHVDKKPHFCEFCGSEFTRSDTLRRHWKNCTSLLATGNQVPQRARSGKRKRACDRCTERKRACNQGNPCAECTLQESECTYIQKSERYPQTSVSAVDDHGGISGLDVPGASEAQQKPTIHGQQLRTKLGVAGRCRFNFLLKFTRAAGINEAYNCNRLFVADDQHDRSASEEVTSPMSPNSCLRGGDYRWPTFRIESCSPLLLANMVLMGGCISPYKADRHIARSILDITEAVVFSQPMFSTVATRAKDADQGHRTQISTLQATYLICIMQKWEGSNEAKIRIQRDQFTKFVSATREMGLSRARQSHRPITSKFSDSDWRAWIQREEVNRMCNYVFLLDSAFVILHNSFPRMVLQEMQIDLTSPESWFQASSSADFLTAVQSNPGLPEKNLSLVDSVRRLCNETPTQSTNFLDGASELNLFTIATAIHGLIFHQRSSLYTLPLSENPLGKALDRWEVAWKLNQQQDLNKRASRDSSHIADEQDGFMHYANEFAVLARVSLELSYFSPTEWSGLVEGLSDGSSRGAFATFDQTGMGPVGDLMLAVENLSLNR; encoded by the exons ATGAAGTCTCAAACTTCCTCAAATGGCCAAGTGAACTCTGTACCTTTTCAGTGCTCTGTTTGCTCCCAAACCTTTGGAAAGATCCAACACCTCAAGAGACACAAATCAACCC ATGTTGACAAGAAACCACATTTCTGCGAGTTCTGTGGTTCCGAATTCACACGCAG TGATACCCTTCGCCGTCACTGGAAGAATTGCACATCTCTTTTAGCAACTGGCAACCAAGTTCCTCAGCGTGCTCGATCTGGAAAGAGAAAGCGTGCGTGTGATCGTTGCACAGAGCGCAAACGCGCCTGTaaccaaggaaacccttgTGCTGAGTGCACTCTTCAAGAATCTGAATGCACATATATTCAGAAGAGCGAAAGATATCCACAAACTTCTGTGAGCGCGGTAGATGATCATGGTGGCATTAGCGGGCTCGATGTTCCTGGCGCTTCCGAAGCCCAGCAAAAGCCAACTATCCACGGCCAACAGTTGAGAACTAAATTGGGCGTTGCTGGTAGGTGCCGGTTTAACTTTCTCTTGAAGTTTACTCGTGCCGCTGGAATCAATGAAGCGTATAACTGCAATCGCTTGTTCGTGGCAGATGACCAACACGACCGCAGTGCCTCTGAAGAGGTGACCTCTCCCATGAGCCCAAATTCCTGTCTTCGGGGTGGGGACTATCGATG GCCTACATTCAGAATCGAATCCTGTTCGCCTCTCCTTCTTGCAAACATGGTCCTCATGGGAGGCTGTATATCCCCATATAAGGCCGATCGCCATATTGCAAGGTCAATCCTTGACATTACAGAAGCTGTTGTGTTCTCGCAGCCTATGTTCTCGACCGTAGCAACTAGGGCCAAAGATGCAGATCAAGGCCATCGAACTCAAATCAGCACTTTGCAAGCCACCTATCTGATTTGTATTATGCAAAAGTGGGAAGGGAGCAATGAAGCAAAAATCCGCATCCAGCGTGATCAATTTACGAAATTCGTGTCC GCAACACGTGAAATGGGACTTTCAAGGGCTAGACAGAGTCACCGACCCATTACCTCAAAATTTAGCGATTCCGATTGGCGAGCGTGgattcaaagagaagaagtcAATAG AATGTGCAACTATGTATTTCTTCTAGACTCGGCTTTCGTGATTTTACATAATTCATTCCCACGAATGGTTCTCCAGGAGATGCAGATTGATTTGACATCTCCAGAGTCATGGTTTCAAGCATCCTCTTCTGCCGACTTCCTAACTGCTGTCCAGTCAAACCCTGGACTGCCGGAGAAGAATCTTTCTCTTGTGGATTCCGTTCGCAGGTTATGCAATGAGACTCCAACCCAAAGCACGAACTTCTTGGACGGTGCTAGCGAGCTGAATTTATTCACGATCGCTACAG CAATCCACGGTCTCATATTTCATCAAAGATCCTCACTGTACACCCTTCCTCTTTCTGAAAACCCGCTAGGGAAGGCACTCGACCGGTGGGAGGTCGCTTGGAAATTGAATCAACAGCAAGACCTGAATAAGCGAGCATCGAGAGATTCGAGCCATATAGCCGATGAGCAAGATGGATTTATGCATTACGCTAATGAGTTCGCCGTCTTGGCACGCGTCTCTCTCGAATTATCATATTTCTCACCCACGGAATGGTCGGGCCTTGTCGAGGGATTGTCTGACGGCTCCTCTCGCGGTGCATTTGCTACTTTTGATCAAACGGGTATGGGCCCGGTTGGAGATTTGATGCTGGCAGTGGAAAACTTGAGCTTGAATAGGTAA
- a CDS encoding Ankyrin-1 produces MKLLLDSGADTHIADQFSQYTALHTAVLKYPHLQQDAVHLLIEYGANPNAQIRHGATPLHLVDAANPAYDCRSIEMARILLDHGADVNAQNWDERTPLHIAASGGTQAETLAAMYLAHNANVNATDFYGITPLHLAVSKKKSRANIRIVELLLKSGADVNARSVKGRTPLHLAVDAHAPNEVFEWLFEHGADWNSSNGETSLDTPLKKMKERMGDTRTSF; encoded by the coding sequence ATGAAGCTACTTCTTGATTCCGGTGCTGATACCCACATTGCCGATCAATTCTCCCAGTACACAGCACTACACACGGCCGTGTTGAAGTATCCCCATTTGCAACAGGATGCTGTTCATTTGCTGATTGAATACGGGGCCAATCCGAATGCTCAAATTCGGCACGGTGCAACTCCGTTACATTTGGTTGATGCCGCCAATCCAGCTTACGACTGTCGATCTATCGAGATGGCCAGAATCCTCCTTGATCACGGTGCGGATGTCAACGCACAGAACTGGGACGAACGAACACCATTACACATCGCAGCATCTGGTGGTACGCAAGCAGAAACACTCGCTGCAATGTATCTCGCCCACAATGCCAATGTCAATGCAACTGACTTTTATGGGATCACACCACTCCATTTGGCAGtctcgaaaaaaaaatcacgcGCCAATATCCGAATCGTAGAGCTGTTGTTGAAATCGGGTGCTGATGTGAATGCGAGGTCCGTTAAGGGTCGGACACCTCTACATTTGGCAGTTGATGCTCACGCACCGAACGAAGTGTTCGAATGGCTTTTCGAGCATGGGGCAGACTGGAACAGTTCAAATGGAGAAACCAGCCTTGATACGCCGTTGAAAAAGATGAAAGAACGCATGGGGGATACTAGGACGTCTTTTTGA
- a CDS encoding Ankyrin-1: MSLLALSSELLIIILAELEVEDVISVLETHPDLYQISFHSLRSRRLDLRPYCTSGDIFRVRLLLQPGADADNSSFHFGTPLSDAAANGREEVVKLLLEHGARVDHELHFKHQPLHVAAKKG, translated from the coding sequence ATGTCTCTTCTCGCACTGTCAAGTGAATTGTTGATCATTATTCTAGCAGAATTGGAGGTTGAAGATGTGATATCAGTCCTCGAAACCCATCCCGATCTCTATCAGATCTCATTCCACAGCCTCCGCAGTCGTCGTTTGGATCTTAGACCGTACTGCACATCCGGGGATATCTTCAGAGTTCGATTGTTACTTCAACCAGGTGCGGATGCCGATAATAGTTCATTCCACTTCGGAACGCCTCTTTCCGACGCCGCGGCAAATGGCCGCGAGGAAGTCGTCAAATTACTGCTTGAACATGGGGCCCGAGTGGACCACGAACTCCATTTCAAACATCAACCTCTCCATGTTGCCGCAAAGAAGGGATAA